Proteins from one Podospora pseudocomata strain CBS 415.72m chromosome 4, whole genome shotgun sequence genomic window:
- a CDS encoding hypothetical protein (EggNog:ENOG503PYEB): MPIPKPQVPRTFYRSSSARYVSSTSARLATATSPSSRSNINDPRGGAPVDDIDLVFDYPTSQQASPSTSPPSLESSGLSASSISGGAYTGRGFDMDETIMSAQETVGQVKDKMGDVMHTSKATIKRVDKEMGYPDNNVIYAGLGALGLAALYVTLREPGVTEEVRRRDPTLDARRGMHNVKHDLPAHAPLENKVEKMIGRTG, encoded by the exons ATGCCAATTCCCAAGCCTCAAGTTCCGCGAACCTTCTACCGATCCTCATCGGCTCGCTATgtttcctccacctccgcccgGTTGGCTACcgcaacctctccatcctcgcgATCCAACATCAATGACCCTCGTGGCGGAGCTCCAGTCGACGACATTGATCTCGTCTTCGACTACCCGACCTCGCAACAGGCCTCCCCGTCGACGagccctccctccctcgaGTCCTCAGGTTTGAGTGCCTCCAGCATTTCGGGAGGCGCGTACACGGGTCGCGGGTTCGACATGGACGAGACTATCATGTCGGCCCAGGAGACGGTAGGGCAGGTAAAGGACAAGATGGGCGATGTGATGCATACCAGCAAGGCGACCATCAAGAGAGTCGACAAGGAGATGGGTTACCCAGATAATAACGTAAT CTATGCCGGTCTGGGAGCTCTTGGACTTGCAGCACTGTATGTTACCCTCCGTGAACCTGGCGTCACGGAGGAGGTACGTCGACGGGATCCCACCCTAGATGCTCGACGCGGCATGCACAACGTCAAGCATGACTTGCCCGCCCACGCGCCGTTGGAGAACAAGGTGGAGAAGATGATTGGCCGTACTGGTTAA
- a CDS encoding hypothetical protein (EggNog:ENOG503P0CB; COG:I), translated as MRRTPLMLASAIRSLQQPTCHDLSLSVPVTSTVPHHDFETSAYSAEVLYALATRQVLVTNTYNISARYCEPASSVAASDTIQLLIHGATFNKNMWDVAYKPESYSWVRRMTQVEGYPTLSIDLPGNGNSSFPDGLLESQTQVYVETAHSVIRQLKETSVVGDRQWDKVALVGFSIGAIVANSLALQHPDDSDAVVLHGISWDATWIYPAFLAGLQGPAQQIDPEKWGHLEPYYQTQANREGRRAACFAGSYEEDIVEYDWLTRDFDSLGAAITFTYHLVDAPEYRGPVFLGIGDQDSTFCGGQYCKHQPWDLYRKFPEATGYDVKVYPETGHLILYHDTAEQLMADTVKFLRKHVERPSPTPAPTPKPSPTPTPVPAPAPAPAPAPVQSSPAPTPTTAKAVANNPATTPEQQQPATTRRPADGGATDKVNEGTPTATDRGGAQAGGGQQNSSSPTLVPLVGSAPLDPPPDDQFPGGQGSSGGGQDGATAGFGGSAGGGPGSGSGSGPGGSVGSGGNEGNGGHIAPGSTNGTIDSPGTPNNNGLSTNGGLGGGAIAGIVVGLLGLLALVALLIFFLRKKKPQALQRVVKKFNGRPGSSYPVSAHGAEGMDKTLIAGGAGGSVSAAGAARRNSQQQDQLPMQQPTNAPTLRPVNTNLRANWVSSPTRESTRNSNAFTPSPVSPLSPAMPVSVLGSAPLPSAYPVRSQYYQAPPSKPGPLTQAGYPRSSQYVPPSNAGGGLHVAHAASGAHMNRASSVSSVSTTSALSAILNPAQMVWPMPPPPTPPVSVPDTPPATARDNKPHYVDLSAPGQTVVRINKPPSVRRPRRQNSNY; from the exons ATGCGCCGCACTCCTCTGATGCTGGCCTCGGCCATCCGCTCCCTGCAACAACCAACATGTCACGATCTTAGTCTCAGCGTTCCAGTAACCTCGACCGTCCCTCACCATGACTTTGAGACCTCGGCATATTCGGCCGAGGTTCTCTACGCCCTTGCTACACGCCAAGTCCTCGTGACCAACACTTACAACATTTCTGCCCGGTACTGCGAGCCCGCTAGCTCTGTGGCCGCCTCAGACACGATCCAACTTTTAATTCACGGCGCGACCTTCAACAAAAACATGTGGGACGTGGCCTACAAACCCGAATCCTATTCCTGGGTGCGCCGCATGACGCAAGTCGAGGGCTACCCCACTCTGTCCATCGACCTCCCAGGTAACGGCAACAGTTCCTTTCCCGACGGATTGCTCGAATCGCAGACCCAAGTCTACGTCGAGACAGCCCACTCCGTTATTCGACAGCTCAAGGAGACAAGCGTGGTTGGCGACCGACAATGGGACAAGGTCGCTCTCGTAGGCTTCAGCATCGGTGCCATTGTTGCGAACTCCCTTGCCCTACAGCATCCGGATGATTCTGACGCTGTAGTACTGCATGGCATCTCTTGGGACGCGACATGGATCTATCCCGCCTTCCTGGCTGGGCTGCAAGGGCCAGCTCAGCAAATTGACCCCGAGAAGTGGGGACATTTGGAGCCGTACTACCAGACCCAGGCCAacagggagggaaggagggctGCCTGCTTTGCGGGGAGCTATGAAGAGGATATTGTCGAGTACGACTGGTTGACGAGAGACTTCGACAGTCTGGGAGCGGCGATCACATTTACCTATCACCTTGTTGACGCGCCAGAGTACAGAGGCCCTGTGTTTTTGGGCATCGGAGATC AGGACTCGACATTCTGTGGCGGGCAGTACTGCAAACATCAGCCTTGGGATCTGTATAGGAAGTTTCCAGAGGCGACGGGGTATGATGTGAAGGTGTATCCAGAAACGGGGCATCTCATCTTGTATCATGATACTGCGGAGCAGTTGATGGCAGATACTGTCAAGTTCCTGAGAAAGCATG TGGAAAGACCTTCGCCAACACCCGCTCCAACGCCaaaaccctctccaacaccaaccccggTACcagctccggctccggctccggcaccaGCGCCTGTTCAGTCGTCCCCAGCACCgacgccaacaacagcaaaggCGGTAGCAAACAacccagcaacaacaccagaacagcagcagccggcaACGACACGGAGACCGGCGGATGGGGGGGCAACAGATAAAGTTAATGAGGGcacaccaacagcaacagatAGAGGCGGGGCTCAGGCAGGGGGAGGTCAACAgaactcatcatcaccaacccttGTCCCGCTCGTGGGGTCCGCTCCTCTAGACCCTCCACCCGACGACCAGTTTCCGGGGGGGCAAGGTTCTTCAGGAGGTGGACAGGATGGCGCGACTGCTGGCTTCGGCGGTTCAGCGGGTGGTGGACCGGGATCAGGTTCAGGTTCGGGACCAGGAGGCAGCGTAGGATCTGGAGGAAACGAGGGAAATGGAGGACACATCGCTCCTGGGTCGACGAACGGCACAATTGACTCACCGGGGACGCCTAACAACAATGGTTTGTCAACAAACGGTGGGCTGGGTGGCGGCGCTATTGCTGGTATTGTTG TTGGCTTGCTTGGTCTCCTTGCCCTGGTTGCACTTCTTATTTTTTTCCTTCGCAAGAAAAAGCCACAGGCCCTTCAAAGGGTAGTAAAGAAGTTCAATGGCAGACCAGGAAGCTCCTATCCCGTCAGCGCTCATGGAGCTGAAGGTATGGACAAGACCTTAATCGCaggaggtgctggtggcTCCGTGTCGGCCGCCGGAGCCGCGAGACGTAACTCTCAACAGCAGGATCAGCTACCGATGCAGCAACCCACGAACGCCCCAACACTGCGCCCTGTGAACACCAACCTGCGCGCCAACTGGGtatcatcacccaccagAGAGTCGACGAGAAACAGCAACGCCTTCACTCCATCGCCCGTCTCTCCCCTCTCACCTGCCATGCCCGTCAGCGTGCTTGGCTcagctcctcttccctcGGCGtatcccgtccgctctcaGTACTaccaagctcctccttccaaacCAGGCCCCCTTACTCAAGCAGGCTATCCTAGAAGTTCACAATACGTCCCCCCATCCAACGCCGGAGGAGGCCTTCACGTAGCCCACGCGGCATCGGGCGCGCATATGAACCGAGCCAGCAGCGTCAGCAGCGTCAGCACCACCAGTGCTTTGAgcgccatcctcaacccgGCACAGATGGTATGGCCtatgccaccacctcccacgccGCCAGTCAGCGTGCCAGACACACCTCCCGCGACGGCTCGTGATAACAAGCCGCACTATGTTGATCTTTCGGCGCCTGGACAAACGGTGGTAAGAATCAACAAGCCCCCGAGTGTgagaagaccaaggagaCAGAACTCGAACTATTGA
- a CDS encoding hypothetical protein (CAZy:AA7; EggNog:ENOG503Q4VQ; COG:C) — protein MARCRALLQLGATAAALWSYSVLPLLMVTAAPTPECCALLAQAFPGDVSPRGTDVWTFENEDFWSATEIRNPSCVFLPDSTEKVAQAVGLFVANECRFSIKGGGHSAIPQAANIDDGVLMPMKLLNTTEVDLEAGSIRAGMGLLMRDIYQALDPHNLTAMIGRYEKVGMGLTVGAGISYFFNREGFAVDNVLNYEVVLANGSIVNANQTSHPDLFRALKGGNNNFGVVTHATLRTVETEGAVYGGVVYYPESSIPQVTDQIYDYHTRQAVEDTLTHVLPQYGYNGTSNESIAFCPVIYNRAVDELPEIMRGWVDTPYTQSTLKKRPYADLAFELHDGFPDRQVQEQRVFTVYADADLYRDVWAAYHSWLQQWQHIPGLYGLHVVMPITQNSLVASYSKSSNVLGLNDNLTNNQTLGVLYFGLTMDSMDDTAEILPAHAEFVQSMIDLAKSRNLWHPYIMLTYSGWDQPAIASYGPENVAFLYEVQAAYDPTHVFQRLVPGGQKLPEPGSW, from the exons ATGGCTCGCTGTCGGGCATTGCTACAGCTCGGTGCAACAGCGGCAGCCCTCTGGAGCTATTCGGTGTTGCCACTCTTGATGGTTACTGCAGCGCCAACTCCCGAATGT TGCGCGCTTCTTGCCCAAGCCTTTCCTGGTGATGTCTCGCCTCGAGGCACTGATGTGTGGACGTTTGAGAATGAAGACTTCTGGT CTGCCACTGAAATTCGTAACCCATCTTGTGTCTTCCTGCCAGACTCAACCGAAAAGGTTGCGCAGGCAGTTGGCCTTTTTGTGGCCAACGAATGCCGCTTCTCCATCAAGGGAGGAGGCCACAGCGCAATCCCCCAAGCCGCAAACATCGACGATGGTGTCCTCATGCCCATGAAGCTTCTCAACACGACCGAGGTAGACTTGGAAGCCGGTTCCATACGTGCAGGAATGGGCCTGTTGATGAGAGACATCTACCAAGCCCTTGACCCTCACAATCTGACTGCTATGATTGGCCGCTATGAGAAGGTCGGCATGGGCCTCACTGTTGGAGCTGGCATCTCGTACTTCTTCAACCGGGAAGGCTTTGCGGTGGACAATGTCCTCAACTACGAGGTTGTTCTGGCAAACGGCTCAATTGTGAACGCCAACCAAACGAGTCACCCCGATCTTTTCAGGGCCCTCAAaggtggcaacaacaactttGGCGTGGTCACGCATGCCACCCTGAGAACAGTGGAGACTGAAGGTGCAGTGTacggtggtgtggtg TACTATCCGGAGTCTTCAATTCCCCAAGTGACGGACCAAATTTACGACTACCACACCCGCCAAGCCGTCGAGGATACTCTCACCCACGTTCTACCTCAGTATGGCTACAATGGAACGTCAAACGAATCCATCGCATTTTGCCCAGTAATTTACAATCGGGCTGTTGACGAGCTGCCAGAGATCATGCGCGGATGGGTCGACACACCATACACCCAGAGCACGTTGAAGAAGAGACCATACGCCGATCTAGCGTTTGAACTTCATGACGGTTTCCCCGATCGTCAAGTCCAAGAGCAGCGTGTCTTCACTGTCTACGCCGATGCCGACTTGTATCGCGACGTGTGGGCCGCATATCACAGCTGGCTCCAACAATGGCAACACATCCCTGGGCTTTATGGCCTGCATGTTGTGATGCCCATCACTCAGAACTCGCTGGTGGCCAGCTATTCGAAAAGCTCAAATGTCTTGGGGCTGAATGACAATCTGACCAATAATCAAACTTTGGGAG TGCTGTACTTTGGTTTGACAATGGACAGCATGGATGACACGGCCGAAATTCTCCCCGCCCATGCAGAGTTTGTTCAGTCCATGATCGATCTTGCCAAATCGCGAAACCTATGGCATCCGTACAT CATGCTAACATACTCTGGCTGGGATCAACCTGCTATCGCAAGCTATGGTCCAGAGAATGTCGCCTTTCTTTACGAGGTACAAGCCGCTTATGACCCAACCCATGTTTTCCAGAGATTGGTCCCCGGAGGACAAAAGTTGCCCGAACCTGGGTCTTGGTAG